The sequence AGATTTAAAACCCAAAACTATTTCGTCGCAAAATTCCTTGGGGGATTTGCCCTGGTTTTGAGCGGCCTGAACTATCTTTGCTCCGTGCTCATCAGTGCCGGTAAGAAAAAAGACTTCTTTTCCGTTAAGACGATGCCATCTTGCAAGAACATCAGCGGCTATGGTGGTGTAGGCATGCCCAATATGAGGGAAATCATTTACGTAGTAAATCGGTGTTGTAAGATAGAATTTCATGATTTATTTTTATTCTCCTTCGCCAAATACCCCCCTTGTTTTGCTTCGCTAAACGAAGCAGGGGGAGGAGGGCGGGGAGAACCCCCACGTCTAGTTTTGTCTTAGACAAAACTGTGCGGGGAGCTTCATTTCGGAGTCAATTTGTCTGCTTTGTAAATTTTTTTTTGCTGGTCAGCCAGTTCCACAGCGACTTCTTCTTTAAGGCAATTTATTGAAACTACAGTTCCGGTTCCATCAGGAGTGTGAATTTTGCTTCCTACGTGAGGGAGATTTTTCTTGCACTGTTTATAACTTTCGTGTTCGTAGGCAAGACAGCACATAAGCCTGCCGCAAAGGCCGGAGAGTTTTGCGGTATTAAGCGAAAGATCCTGTTCCTTAGCCATATCAATCGTAACGGAAGTAAAATCTTTCAAAAATTCCTGGCAGCACAGCCTTCTTCCGCAGCTTCCGATTCCGCCGACCATTTTAGCTTCGTCACGAACTCCTATTTGTACCATTTGTATTCTTGTTTTAAGGATATGCCCGAGATCCTTTATCAATTCCCTGAAATCCACTCTTGTTTCCGAAGTGTAATAAATAAATAATTTTGAACGGTCAAAAGAATATTCAACGCAAGTGAGTTTCATCTCAAGCTCATGATCTTCAATCTTTTGAAGGACACTTTTAAGCGCTTGGTGGGACTTTTCTTCGTTTTCCTTGAACCTTAACTTATCGTTTTCGTTGATTTTCCTAAGAACTTTACCCAGCGCATCTTTGACTTTTTCAACCATTTTTTCGCGCTCGCAGACCAGTCCTACTTCTTGGCCGTGTTCAGTTTCTATAAGCAGGCGATCGCCTATGTTAACGTCAAACTGGGCCGTTTCGGCATAAATTTTTTCCTTCATTCTTCGGACGATTAACCCTACTATTATTGGCATAATTACCTCAAAGATACGTTAAAAAGTTTGAAAGTTTAGAAAGTGTGAAAGTTCACACTTTTGAAAATAATTCATTTTTTGTCTGATACATTAACAAGTCTATTTATTTTTAAAAAAAGCGCGTCAAGGACAAACCTTGAGTTCACATTTTGTTCAATAAGTTTTTGAGAATTGATTATTTCCCTAATTACTGACTGATAATCTTGAGGGTTTGAGCGAAAATCATTTTTTACTTCCGCAAGAAGCTCTTCCAATAATTCGCTTGCGTTCTTTGTATAGTTATCGCTTTCCTCAAGAATACTATGTACAGGGATTTTTTTCTGCTTAACTTTAGGCCAGAACGGACTCTGAATCGTTTTCTTCTCTTCTATTAGCCTAATCGCGGATGATAAAGAGCCTTCGGACAATACGGCGATGTTGTCAGCAGCGCCTTTAGCAAGATTGTGATTTGAAATTAGAAAATTAGATATTTCTTTTTCGCTCAGAGGCTGAAAAGGAACTATTTGTGTTCTGGATACTACAGTTGAAGGTAAATTTTCTTTATGCTTTGCAAGCAGGATTATTACAGTCCATTTAGGAGGTTCTTCAAGAGTTTTAAGAAGGCAGTTTGCCGCGTCTTCGGTTATTTCTTCTGCAGGTTCAATTATAAAGATTTTCCATCTGCTTTCTGAAGGCTTGAGGTTTATTTCGTATTGAAGAGCCCGGATGGTTTTTATTTTAATAGATTTTTGTTTATCAATTTCTTCGCCCAAAAGGTTGGCCTGCCATTCATAGCCTATGTGTTGGACATCGGGATG is a genomic window of Elusimicrobiota bacterium containing:
- the ricT gene encoding regulatory iron-sulfur-containing complex subunit RicT, producing the protein MPIIVGLIVRRMKEKIYAETAQFDVNIGDRLLIETEHGQEVGLVCEREKMVEKVKDALGKVLRKINENDKLRFKENEEKSHQALKSVLQKIEDHELEMKLTCVEYSFDRSKLFIYYTSETRVDFRELIKDLGHILKTRIQMVQIGVRDEAKMVGGIGSCGRRLCCQEFLKDFTSVTIDMAKEQDLSLNTAKLSGLCGRLMCCLAYEHESYKQCKKNLPHVGSKIHTPDGTGTVVSINCLKEEVAVELADQQKKIYKADKLTPK
- a CDS encoding DNA polymerase III subunit encodes the protein MSFKDIINQEKAKNILIGQLNSKKISHAYLFLGQDGIGRKKTAYELAKALNCPTNSNDQKFNEGCDHCLSCDKIKKLIHPDVQHIGYEWQANLLGEEIDKQKSIKIKTIRALQYEINLKPSESRWKIFIIEPAEEITEDAANCLLKTLEEPPKWTVIILLAKHKENLPSTVVSRTQIVPFQPLSEKEISNFLISNHNLAKGAADNIAVLSEGSLSSAIRLIEEKKTIQSPFWPKVKQKKIPVHSILEESDNYTKNASELLEELLAEVKNDFRSNPQDYQSVIREIINSQKLIEQNVNSRFVLDALFLKINRLVNVSDKK